Proteins encoded within one genomic window of Triticum aestivum cultivar Chinese Spring chromosome 2D, IWGSC CS RefSeq v2.1, whole genome shotgun sequence:
- the LOC123055666 gene encoding protein CDC73 homolog, whose protein sequence is MDPLAVLRDYAARGDLDKIIFNGDDVLFGDDYTFPANLPTAFASKQSGRPYPLSATVFLAQHNDLKHTEFLQAARLRRIPPVSLPDRKTIHEVRDKPASLKPDDWARVVAVFRGRDGKAAASLALVVGNMP, encoded by the exons ATGGATCCCCTGGCCGTGCTCCGGGACTACGCCGCCCGCGGCGACCTGGACAAGATCATCTTCAACGGCGACGACGTCCTCTTCGGCGACGACTACACCTTCCCGGCCAACCTCCCCACCGCCTTCGCCTCCAAGCAGTCCGGCCGCCCCTACCCGCTTTCCGCCACCGTCTTCCTCGCCCAGCACAACGACCTCAAGCACACCGAGTTCCTCCAGGCCGCCCGCCTCCGCCGGATCCCGCCCGTCTCCCTCCCGGACCGCAAGACCATCCACGAGGTGAGGGACAAGCCGGCCTCGCTCAAGCCCGACGACTGGGCGCGGGTGGTGGCCGTGTTT CGTGGCCGCGACGGCAAGGCGGCGGCGTCCTTGGCGctcgttgttggaaatatgccctag